A genomic region of Amphiura filiformis chromosome 6, Afil_fr2py, whole genome shotgun sequence contains the following coding sequences:
- the LOC140154191 gene encoding uncharacterized protein, producing MCDLPVSKIFYATGPVPQPQQAAPEQQTAQVAKKIQNVQYAPVAPSTKITQPAACKDFSIFLASSIMLPVPRTDSNIVLASGPIPQQLVHEQQLVKKPEIAKKPQIIKKARIAHESQLVQNAAVAPSAEITQPAACKDFSIFVASSIMASIQAQSNSGQDSKEDNAKTQGLQQSHEPASESSSFTTITIE from the exons AT CTCCCTGTATCAAAGATCTTCTATGCAACTGGCCCTGTACCACAGCCACAGCAGGCAGCCCCTGAACAACAGACAGCCCAGGTGGCCAAGAAAATACAGAATGTCCAG TATGCACCAGTTGCGCCGTCAACAAAAATTACACAG CCTGCTGCTTGCAAGGATTTCTCCATTTTCCTGGCTTCATCTATTATG CTCCCTGTACCAAGGACTGACTCAAACATCGTTCTGGCATCTGGTCCTATACCACAGCAACTGGTCCATGAACAACAGCTAGTCAAAAAACCTGAGATAGCCAAAAAACCACAGATAATCAAAAAAGCACGGATAGCACATGAATCACAACTGGTGCAG AATGCAGCAGTTGCACCATCCGCAGAAATTACACAG CCTGCTGCTTGCAAGGATTTCTCCATTTTTGTTGCATCTTCTATTATG GCATCCATTCAGGCACAGAGCAACTCAGGACAAGATTCAAAAGAAGACAATGCTAAAACCCAGGGACTTCAACAGTCTCATGAACCAGCTTCAGAATCATCATCATTCACTACTATTACAAttgaataa